The DNA region gtggggcaagtgtatcatatggatttttagtatggaaaaaaattgcttcagcaatatattttattgtgaaaaaatacataaaagttcttcaaaactgataaacaattgtttaaagaaTTGTCCATACACGATATAATAGTATCATGAAAAtgtactatttatcatctatgtaatattttgtcgtaaaaacggtcaaatttatagtaaaatattattttttaatctaaaaatgaaagaaacgttttaaatacatcctaatctgatgtgataatagttcaattgttagtaaattagcatgttttttcatgcattgttactgttgccccaacgggttgttcgtcttgccccactagttgagtagaacgtacgaaaataaaaattttaaaatcaatttttacataaaaacagaatttttaaaaacttgttttatcaaagtcttacacagaaaaaaatatgtatatttacacagcacgtaattactgtttcttatgtaaactcactcaatgtaatgtggAAATATAATGTTAAGAGTAAatagtcatggaaattactccaatgtaaatctaaatctaatgtaaatcataaatctaatggaaacgttgagcatggaaactcaaatctgatgaatttctacccgtgttcggcttcctgtaaattcctatccaatgtaaatcatatatccaatgtatttctgccaaacattgacttcaaaactacccgaactaaaaatagttatatttggttctctttctatcgctctcatatttcgctggcccactgcctgagcctcgacctgaccaagttgatgcttttgccgctcgtttataaaatgcgaagatggctcagtcggcagcgggtagcagcagtaacaccgaacgtcctacccgtcgtctgttcgattccagtccagcgttattccacttggccgtcggcgagaaagcgtcccctaccaactttttaaaatccgaatttcATTTTGCTGCCCGctgcaatcattttaaaatagaacataggccacacccttttcctactgcaatccaagtcgagcttctcattcccattggccaatcagaattagttgatttgaattaatgtaaattccaaaagtaatgtaaattccaaaattaatgtaaattttcaaagctaatgtaaatttacaataaatctaatgtaaatttccaatgacttactttactttacttttactgctcatacaacccccgggtcatgagctgtctccagatgcgctgccactgaactcggtcttgggctgctactctccaattccaactcggaactcccacacttcgaagatcttcctccacttggtctaaccaccttgcacgttgcgccccccctCCGACGCGTTCCAGATggctccgaattgaacaccaacttcaccggattgatagtctggttcggttggcgcgcaaccagcgcgtccggcattctcgcgacgtgtccggcccacctgatccggccagccttggcgactttccgaatgtttggcttgccgtagagttgcgccagctcgtggttcatccttctcctccataccgtgttctcacgcacgccgccaaagatcgtcctaagcactcgccgttcgaaaacttcaagtgcttgcaggtcctcctcgagcatcgtccacgtctcgtgcccgtagagaacgaccggtcttatcagcgtttcgtacatggtgcactttgtacgccgggaaagatgaccagaccgtagggtcttgtggagtccatagtaggcacgactaccggtgatgatgcgcctccgaatttctctgctgcagttgttgtccgacgtaaccaacgaaccgaggtacacaaactcctccacgacctcgaactcgtcgccgtcgatcgtcacgctcggtcctatgcgagccctaagggactcggttcctcctgccagcagataagtcttcgccacattcaccttcaatccaaccttttctgcttcccgcttcaattcggtgtaccgcctggccacctcctcgaacgtcctgccgacaatgtccatgtcgtcggcatagcagatgaattggctggatcggttgataatcgtgccccgcatgttgaagcccgcccgcctcattacaccttcaagcccaatgttgaaacagaggccggagataccgtcgccttgtcgcagtcccttgcgcgattcgatcgggtcggacatcgcccccgaaatcttcacgctgcaccgtgccccgtccatcgttgatttcaccagtctgatcagcccttgggaaagccgttctcgtacatgatcttccatagctcttcgcgatcgaccgagtcgtacgcggctttgaaatcgatgaacaggtggtgcgtcgggatctggtactcgcgacatttttggaggatttggcgtagcaaaaagatttggtccgtcgtcgatttcccctccacaaaaccggcttggtacggcccaacgaaatcctttgctcgctccgacagacgacagaagatgatctgagacagcactttgtaggccgcgttgagaatagtgatggctcgatagttctcacattccaacttgtccccttcttgtagatcgggcatattactccctctttccactcctccggtagctgttctgtgtcccagaccttgacgatcagccggtgtagacaggccgccagcttgtccgggcccatcttgatgagttcagcaccgataccatccttacccgctgctttgttgttcttcagcttcttgatggcatccttaacctccctcatcgtgggtgctggctcgtcctcgccgtccaccataccgctgacgtcgtttcccccgtcgtcctcgtactccgcctctgggccgttcaggtgctcgtcgaagtgctgcttccacctttcgatcacctcacgctcgtccgtcaagattcctccgtctttatcccggcacatttcggctcgcggcatgaagccagtccgggattgactgagtttcttgtagaactttcgcgtttcgttggagcgatacagctgctCCATATCCTggaactccaactcttccaggcggcgcttcttatcccggaagagatgggtttgctgtcttcgcaactgtttgtacgactccttgttcccacgggtgttgtgcagcagccacttgtcccgcgctgctttcttctcgtcccaaatcgcctgacattcctcgtcgaaccagccgttccgtcgaactcggtccacgtacccgatggcgctcgatgccgctgcgttgatggctgcttccatatggctccagcaggcctccagaggggcttcggcaagctcaccctcgtcaggcaacgcagcttcgagttcccgcgcgtactgggtagcgacctcatggtccttgagccgctccagattataccgctgcgggcgacggtaccggatcttgttgacctcagacaggcgttggcgcagcttagccaccaccaggtagtggtccgagtcgatgtccgcgccacggtaggttctgacgtcgattatgtccgagaagtgccgaccatcgatgagaacatggtcgatttgagtctccgtgtcgtttggtgatctccaggtgtacttgtatagggaggtgtgctggaagaaggtactacgtatggccatgtttcgggaggtagcgaagtcgatgagtcgtaggccgttctcgttcgtctgctggtgggcgctgaacctcaatttccaatgaacctaatgtaaatatacatcatttatcatgatacctttaggtacatgataaataatgtaaatttacaggaatatttttttctgtgtagttaagacctggaataagatgattctaaaaaaaccgacagattttttaacgtttttaatgggttataaagagcatttccttagcttgttacacttgccccactttcccctatacaAGCGAGTTGACACAGAGAGTGGCACGCAGGGGGTAAGTATCAGGCCGTCAAGGAAGTTGTAAGATcgcgaaaaaagtttgatttaactTGAAGCACAGTAATAGCAACTGTTTAACTACACAagtcgacatttttgaagttgatgtcaataAACGTTTTTGCTTCGTAAAGATATGATAGATTTAGTCTCCCTGAACAAGCTACAATCAATAGAAATGAATTTAAGTGAATATCTTAccaataaattcaattaaaagtaTCGGGTataaatggtatggaatcatcttAAGCACCCACGTTTATTAAGGTGGCAGATGGTGTCTTTaacttttggggcaatgactgtcgatgatggttctgaattcaggctCCAGAAATAGtacattgaaatgaaaaaataatcactgtaTGTAAAATGCTTATACAAACAACAATAAGAATACCTTTTTTggttgaaacattctgaatcaatattggaatgttttttctaaaaataaatgtgGCTACCAAATGGCCGATTGGGgatgatgcctttcagagccttaaaAATAAAAGGGGTGTGGATGGTTATGAGTAAgagggtgcgcatggttgtttAAGATGATTTTATAACATTTATTCattaaattgggtcctaaaatgaagcttagattgctgatattattgtttacagcgataaagcttatttttctgagtacaatgaccctttgtacgaccacaaagagtttaaaatggatttttaaaccaattttgaaaaattaacctcgcggtccttcttgacagaaaagctcctacttgacagctcgttccaaggggaccatagttgatgcatcgaaaaaatgttgtcttgtcaaaaaaaaaaattgcattaaaatgaaaaaaagtaatcaggaatggtttttaatcgtgttttttaccgttgtacataaaaatttacacagggctttagtacccaattaacaattttatttactGGCAGGCACGGGGTTTTGGGAGAGGGgaggggtagtattttttgagaaatagcaagaaaactatCATTTGCGGGGTGAacgataatttttgaactttttcctaTGGTatgaaatttcacatttttcaattaagTATTGTTATAAATCCATATGgacatgatttatggtttagaTCATATCATTTCTTACGGGAAATGATGCATGGAATATTTTTCCTAAAGCACGcactctcactctctctcaaaaaatgtcgagttgtgctCAACTGATCTCATCCGCATAGCTTAAAAGACCTTTAAACAAAGTCTTGGAGTCTCATAGTTCATCAAGTTCTCTACAATactaattttgacaattcttATCCGATATTGACCGTGATATGATAATCATTTATAAGATCTTTTAGAGTTGTACATTAtgactttttatttttcaaagttttttttttccatttttattaaATCTACAATTGAAGGCttagtaaatttgaaaaaaaatttaaataatttctccCATTTAGTTGAGCAACCCAAACTTAGATTAGCAGCAGTTTACGGTAAACGTTCAGTTTTTGTGAGTGcaccatttattaaaataaatcatgTCTAATCTACGAAGGACTTTAGCAATCAATAACGAGTGAATGTTCGACGAATAGTTCTACTGAAACTGCCTCACCCTATTTTTCATAGGGACGTTCacgtggagtttttttttattatagcaCGAAGTTCATTCCCGTACCACCCCAACGCTCGTTTATTGAACACTCTACTACAGCGGGCAAGGGAAATGTGATCTTGAAAATCGTTTGAAATTGGAGCATTAGCAAAAAAAGTGGGGGGCTTGTAGTGCGATCTAAGGGGCGTCGTCGGCGGTTGTGACTAAAATTATAGTCGAAGGTTTGTCCGCGGTTCGTGTACTGATGGTGACTGTCACCACAACCGAAGCGTTTGTGTTCGACGTGTTCATCAGCCGAGAGCAGTGGTGGGAGGGTGTGGATGCGAGGGATGGGCGGCCATTGACGTCATTAGTAGTGCGTGAATCGAGAAGGATAGTGCCCTTCAAGGGCCACGGAAGTTGAATGGGGCGTAATGATGagcttgaaaaattcaaaatgaaaactGTTCCTGAAGGTTTGAAACaattcaaacctctttttacacctaagctgccatccatcccgggattcgaactgacgaacAGAGGCTCAACCGAGACAGGACCCTGGGAGCGAACCCAGGCCTACTTGAGAAAGAGGCAACAAATCACTTCgatgtgttctacaaagttgttttatGAAAAACAAACGCATTAGAGACTCAAAActgccaaaaaaaaatgcaccgattttacataaatagaaaaaattcaagattatttccaaattatttCCTAGAATGCGTGGAAAATGACCATTatttcgaagcaaaattatgatttaaattCTTGTTTTAATCTCATTTCCATTTCGAATCATAGTAGCCAGTCATACAAAACCAAACTCAGTCTCACTAAACCCAAAATGTCAACGCCGGGAAAAGTCCACCTTTCCAAGCCTCCGATCGACATCCTCGACGAGCAATTCGCCCAGTACCTGCAACTGGCCCAGCAGCTGCTATCCATGCTGCGGTCCCCCCAGGATCGTCAGATCGCGTCCAAGTACATCCGACGATGCTGTCCGAAAAGTGGCGTCACACGCTTCGTCCACTACAAGCGCAACCGGAACGAGTTTTTCCGGTACTTCCTGAAGGTGCTCCAAAGCGCGGTGGAAACGCAGGGCCACGTCGTGCAGGTCGACGATGAAGTTCCGGTCGGAGCGGACGGAGAGCGGACCAAGGAATCGTGCAACTGGTCCGACGACCGGCGGACGTACGTCGCAACCAAGGTGATCCCGAATTATGCGACGTTGGTGTACATGGCCGTTTGCGATGATCCGGAGTTGGGCTGGGATAATGGTGGGTTTGGGGCGTACGAGTTTTGAGAGCCGCTGTTAgcaaatatttatatattttgtatTGTTCAGtggaaaaaattcaaaatttaaaaaaagttttttctctgGATTATGATTAGGTTTTGAAAATAacgctttttttttgaaaacataattcTAACAATTTAACCACTTGTCATGCTGTTCAACAATTACTCTCAATATGTTACGAAATGAATTTGCTACATTTTTATGAAAGTAAAAGCCAACAACCTCTCCATGAGGAAGTTAAAGAAAGCTCACTGTCACATTTATGTAGCTACGGCTACATTTGAATGCCGAAATGTGCATTTTGACATGAGTTCAGTCCACGTCAACCAGATGTGTCATAAATCATGGTCgcttttctctttctctctttccgCACGGAATAAACGCGCTCCAAAAGCTGCCTGGAGAGCAGACGGGCATAATAAAGATCGCAACCTTCATCgcgtttttattaaaatgtgcTTTTCTGAGCATAGTATGTGAGAAGAATAAAACTCTTAAGATTTAACCTCTAACGAGCCCTGAAAGTCCTCATCGATCTGTGAAGTTCTGTCCGACCAACTCGATCCTCACATTCTTGAAAGCTTTTGGCGTGCGAAAGAACACTCGCCGCCGCTCGCTCTATTCTCATCTCTTTCGCACGGACACCAAAGTGTTTGCCATATTTGGCGACTCTGAACCCAACTAAGGTCAACCGGCTGAACTCCCCCCGGGGGCAACTCCGCACAGCTCCAGTCGCCTTACCCTTCCACACCAGCCAAAGAGTCACGAAAAGCCATCGAATCTCTTTCAATATGAACAACAACAGAGAACAGCACAGAAAAACTAAGAATTCTCATTAAATTCACagcagaaatattttaaatataatttattatgTATAATTCATTGCATTATTATTTTCCTAGCATGtccttaatatttttgaaaaagttattaaattttCTTATGAATTTCAGAGTTGATCTTTGAAATTAGCCGAAATATttggacccgtatttttttttgttggccgttagggtgacctacaacGTTCTAGAGTGTTCCCAAAAACGACCCTTTTCGTAAATTTTAGCAaacaccacatttttcaaaaattcataactttgtgccatttcaaccgattttagctgtcttgggcgcaaatgaaaactttttagTTTCCGTTTCAAGGAATTTAAGATCCGACAAAACcggccaaacatttgaaaaagtcgtatgaaaacttaaaatggcgttttgaccgtgtcagGACCAAAAaacctacactgaaataaaaaaatagtatcatattcctttattctaggaattttgcctcttttccttatttagtaatcgggttttttggaatacttaataaggaaaggagccaaaattcctagaatttaggaatttggtactatttttttttcattgtatgcctgaaaatatttttatcggattcctcggaaaatttcacataacatttaaaaaaattggcggTGTCAACCTGGTCccgtttccaagatatgattttttgaaaataaaaactggggttttcgacgcacCACGCCAAAATACGgagaaatgatgaaaatgagaaaaaatcaacttttttcagtaaaactgcgataacttataATTTAAGCGATgactttggtccagacaccataaaaacggcatttgaagttttcattagactttttcaattgTTAGGCTAGAATTTCGAAATCCCAAACTTagcccaagacagctaaaatgcgaagctatgttttttttctttttgagaaaagtggtttgtattttcatacaaacgaaaattgccatttttcggaccaccctaatacgGCGTAGGCCTCCCAATGGTATACACTCAAAAAACTGTTCACCACAATGTTGCATGAAAATATATGTGATTATTTTCCATATAGCATTTCATGCAACATTGACGTGAACTTCCGGTGGCTGATTAACACCAGCAAGCCAAATCTTTATGGCTGTTCACTGTCACATCATGTCAAGTATGCATGAATTTCCCGTGAGATTTGCCTGACGCCTCATGCAATATTATCAATAATTTATTGTGGATTTCACATGCctatttattagttttcaatgcGTTCGATGCTTCATTATTCCatagaataacaaaaaaaaagcttagtTTGCAGTCAgaaagatgtttaatttttattatcacTTAACACAAAAATAGAACACACACTTTCAATTCACAATTTTATAACCGGCGCACTAATTATTAACACACAGCTTTCACGTTTTTCTCACACGCATATCTGCTTCTGCCACTCATTTCCGCTGAAGGTTTTCGGGGTGGTCTCGTTTGAATCGTCCTCCCAGACTCACTCCAACATCCGGTTACTTGACAGTCTTACTGAAAGCCTTTGTCCCCCGGCTTATGAAATCTTTCCTCTCGTTCAcctgaaaaaaagttaagaaacaaattgttaataacttttgagcccacttttaataacttttcaaaCTTACCATCAAAACACGGCAACTTCAGCAGCACGaagaattaatttgaatttattaataAATCTTACTTCAATttatccagcaaaaaaaaacggccACGGATTTCTGCCAAGTCCGTTCGGCTAAAGAACCAAAAATCAACTGAAATGAAATTGGCTAAGTCCCGGTAACCGAGCTCAACAAAATTTGCAGACAGGAATTTCATGCTACCTCAACCAATTTTTCACCACAATGCTGCATGAAAAagtgtatgatttttttccataccaGTTTACATGCGGATGTTGCGTGATAATCATGCAAACTAAAACTCAGCTGACTGCAAGCCACGCCTCCAAATTTTCAGGCATGAATTTCACGAGACATTTAGTTGTGTGAGTGTGAGCTGCGTGAAAATCAAGCAGAGTTGACATGAATGCAATACGAAAGTTGCATGACTCATGTAAAACGTTGATTTGGTGCAAAACTTGCTGCCGCCGGAATTTTCATGCAACTTTGTGgtgaaaggttttttgagtgataaaacaaaaaaaaatacggctttg from Culex quinquefasciatus strain JHB chromosome 3, VPISU_Cqui_1.0_pri_paternal, whole genome shotgun sequence includes:
- the LOC119770394 gene encoding uncharacterized protein LOC119770394, with product MSTPGKVHLSKPPIDILDEQFAQYLQLAQQLLSMLRSPQDRQIASKYIRRCCPKSGVTRFVHYKRNRNEFFRYFLKVLQSAVETQGHVVQVDDEVPVGADGERTKESCNWSDDRRTYVATKVIPNYATLVYMAVCDDPELGWDNGGFGAYEF